The Microbacterium horticulturae region GGTCGAGTCGACGTGTGCCGGTGCCCCTTCTTCGAACTCGCGCGCGAGCACCCCGACGTGGTGTGCTCCGTGCACCTCGGTCTCATGCAGGGTGCCCTGCAGACCTGGGGCGGCGAGACGACGGTCGAGAGTCTCGAACGCCGTGAAGACCCCGACGTGTGCACCGCGCATCTGGCGGCGCACACCGCATGAGCGACGCCGACGCACCGGCGCCGGGTCTGCTGCGGCAGGTCGGTCTGCCCTACTTCGTGATCGCGTTCATCGCACGGCTCCCGTTCGCGATGATGGTCGTCGGCGTGCTCACACTCGTGGTCTCCGCACGCGGATCGCTCTCTCTGGGCGGCCTGAACTCCGCGGCCGTGGGGCTGGGCACCGCCTGCTTCGGGCCGTTGCTGGGCGCGGCCTCTGATCGGTTCGGCCAGCGACCGGTGCTGCTGACCGTCGGCATCGCGAACGGCATCGTGCTCGCCGGCTTCGCCTGGCTGGTGTACAGCCCGGTGCCCGACGCGGTGATGCTCGTCGGAGCGTTCCTCATCGGGGCGACCGCTCCGCAGGTCGCACCGCTGTCGCGGGCGCGCCTGGTCACGATCATCGCCCTGCGCATCGATCGCCGCCGTCGCGAGCGAGTGTTCAACTCGACGATGGCGTACGAATCGGCGGCCGACGAGACGGTGTTCGTGTTCGGGCCGTTCATCGTCGGCATCCTCGCCTCACTCCTGTCGCCGTGGGCACCGCTCGTCGGCGCCGCTGTGCTGACCGTCGTGTTCGTCAGCGCGTTCGCCCTGCACCCGACGGCGCCGCCGGCGCAGACGCGGTCGCACGGGACGACGGCCGGTCCGGTCTCCGAGCTGTTCCGCCCCGCGCTCGTGGTGGTCGTGGTCGGCATTCTCGGCGTCGGGTTCTTCTTCGGCGCGATGCTCACCGCGCTGACCGCGTTCATGGAAGACCGGGGCATCAGCGAGCAGGCGGGCCTGCTCTACGGTGTGATGGGAATCGGGTCGGCATCGCTCGCCCTGGGGGTGGCCGTGTTCCCCGAGCGCTTCACGCGTGCGTGGCGGTGGCTGAGCTTCGGCGCGGTGATCTTCGTGGGCTCGCTGGCGCTGCCGTTCGTGTCGGGCATCGGCGGCATGGCCGTCGTGCTCGCGATCATGGGGCTCGGCATC contains the following coding sequences:
- a CDS encoding MFS transporter codes for the protein MSDADAPAPGLLRQVGLPYFVIAFIARLPFAMMVVGVLTLVVSARGSLSLGGLNSAAVGLGTACFGPLLGAASDRFGQRPVLLTVGIANGIVLAGFAWLVYSPVPDAVMLVGAFLIGATAPQVAPLSRARLVTIIALRIDRRRRERVFNSTMAYESAADETVFVFGPFIVGILASLLSPWAPLVGAAVLTVVFVSAFALHPTAPPAQTRSHGTTAGPVSELFRPALVVVVVGILGVGFFFGAMLTALTAFMEDRGISEQAGLLYGVMGIGSASLALGVAVFPERFTRAWRWLSFGAVIFVGSLALPFVSGIGGMAVVLAIMGLGIGPTLVTQYSIGAERSPVGRSSTVMAILGSAVIVGQSLSSAVTGELAQRFGTPAALIAPIVSAAVVVAAGVANLVLSRSAQVLAQTQPSGNVPDSRNAAS